Sequence from the Fulvivirga ligni genome:
CGAATTGACATGTTCAGGTATCCTTTAAATTCTGGGAATAGATTGTAGTGAGGCTTCTTGGTATCTAGTACTTTTTTAGCGATTTCAGAATTGATTGGCATAATATAACATGCGTATAAGGGGACACTTTCCCTTATTTCTTTTTTACGTTAATATAATGTTAAACAAAAATTGCTTAGGACGATAGAAATGAGCTGCTCAATACCGTGTCAGAGACACTTGTGATCATTATGGAAATTCGTAGTCGCAGACTACGAATAGCTGGGTTTTTAAGACAGTCTTGATACTACCAGAGTCACTCTGAGGTTCTCGAAGAGTAGACGGCTTAAAAGATTTAAACTGCTCTGCACCAAATACTCATTAGACAAAATGAGCTAAGAGCTAGCTATGCTTTTATAATGAGGTTACGAGCCAGAGGCTCGCACTAACGGTGGTTTTAAAATTATGAATTATTTATTCAACTGTTATTGTCTTATCTCCATTAGAATAAAGTCTGAACCATACAGGCACTATGAATCTTGTGGTAACTGTCTGACCATCTTTAACCCCACTTATCCAATCAAAATTGATTTTCTTTAGACCGTTTATTACCTCTGAATTGAACTCTTCAATTCCTTTTGCAACTGTTACATCTAGAAGATTATTTTCTGGTCCAATGGTTACATATACAAACATCTTACCCTCAACCCCCAGCGCTAATGCTCTCATGGGGTAAGAAATTACTTCATTTAGTTTTTCGGTTAATCTTACCTGTCCCCCAACGAAATAGGGCGGCTTGTCTAGTAGCCCCTCTGTAAATCTGCTACCCTCTAATATTTCATAAGACATGTCTTGATTATATGAAATAAGTTCATTTTTCGAAAAATCATATACCTGCTCTATCTCCCCATTTCTCAAAAATTTCCATTCACCTATTTCTTTGTCATTTTCGTATTGCCCCTCAATAATCAGCTCACCTGACCTATCATATTTCTTATACAAACCATGCTTTGTTGATTTATCAGATTTAAGAACATAATACTCAGCTTTAAGCCCATTATCTTTCTCCTTTTTAAGTTTGGTCTCTTGACCATGAACATTACTCACTAAAGTAATTAAAAGCAACACAGTCAAAATTTTCACTTTATTCATTCTATTTATTTTATTCTAATTCAAACAAGCTCACATTTACAATGTAGAAATATCCGTTCTCTTCCATTTCTCATATTGACAAAGTCAGCAATTTAACAATTTCAAGAAAAAATAAACTAAAAAATCATAAAATCACAAGCCCCACATGGTCGTAGCATCCGCTACGATCCACACAGTGCTTGAGCATCCGCTCAAATTCCTTTCTGAATGCAAAAAATTGTATTGATGAAATACTGTCTGTGCATAGGAGGTCTCAACTTATCTTATTCCGAGCGGAACCTCTTGCACGTTGTTGGTCATAGGACCGCTGCGCTTAACCTAACGACCAGTTTTAGGTACGTGGCAGATGGCTAAGAAAGGCCATGCGATCATCGTATGTTAGCCACCTTATTTAATGATTTTAATGTTCTTGATCAGACTTATCAGACCTATGAAAAAGAAAAGTCCAGATAGGAATTGCCAGAAATTAAATCCATCAGCTTTCAAAATTAAAATTGGAGTTAGCACACTGCAAAGAAGAGTTATTATCAGGCCGAATTGGAAATTTTTCTTGTCTTTAAAGTGTATTTGAAGAAAGGTTTCTTTTGGTTCTTTATATTTCGTTCTTCCCAGCATCATAGATAATCCAGCAAGAGAACAAAATAGTGTTAAAATCATCCAGCCGTTAAATTCCGAGTCGTTCTGATAAATATCAATAGACCATAGGCCGAAACCTACAAAAACTGCTGTTCCTGTAATGAAGTTAGTCAGGCTGTCATTTTTATTATCCGCAAGTTTCCCTACTCGTTGTTCAATATTTCTCTTGAGTTCAGATGTTTCTATTTCGTTTTTTATTGAGAGTTCATAAATCTCAAGATCTGTTTTTAATTCTTGCTTCTTTCGATGGATTGATAAGTTTTCTCTAATTTTTAAAAATGCTGCAATTACACCGCTCATTGCAATTATGATCTTGGGGAGAGTTTCTAGGTCTATAGATTTGAGAAGTTCCAAAATTTTGATCTATGCTAAGTGGTGGCTAACATCCGTACAAGGAAAACACTTTCCTTTATCCCTTTTATACGGAAATCTAATATTTTACTACTAAATATAAAAGCAACCTTTTGTAGACTTTCATTATCCCCCACCTGGTCGTAGCATCCGCTACGATCCACACATTGCTTGAGCATCCGCTCAAATTCTTTTCTTCATGCACAAAATTGTATGGATAAAATACTGTCTTTGCATAGTAGCTTCAGGACTAACTTATCTTATTCCGAGCGGCAGCTCTTGCATATTGTAGGTCGTAGGACCGCTGCGCTTAACCTACGACCAGCTTGATTAGTTAGCAGTAGTAGGCACGCGTTGAAAATAGCGCGCCAACAGCTCATGACATACTCGGAACAACGGGGGTTTCCATTACATCAATTTTTCCATTCCTTATATCCAATCACATCTTTGCGTATAGTTTTTCTCCATTTTCGACCAAACTTATCCTGCAGATAATTTAAAATAACAGAATTATAAGCTTTCAGCATTTGGTTGTCCGGCCCTGAGCAGCCATTTTCATAGTAAAACACGTGGTATGTTGCCTCAAAAAGACTATCTGTGTCATATACTATCGGAGATATACCACCTTCTAATAATAAAAATGGTGTTTCACTTTTAATATCTTTTTGAGCCAGTTCCTCAGCTTCATCGATAGTGGTTGAAAACATGAGCTGATTAGCTCCGCTGTCATTTATTTGGGAGTTTGTTAACTGATATGATTGGCAGAAACTGAGTGAAGAAATTAGGGTAAGTAATATTGTAAGCAATTGATTCTTCATATTGACTCTACTTTTACAGTTTGATATGCCAGGTTATAGAAATATAAAATCAAATTTATTATAAATACCAGTATAGCAATAGTTTAGGAGGCTGATACTCACACCATCGGGTGAAATTTCAATTAAAAGAAACTTACCCCACCTGGTCGTAGCATCCGCTACGATCCACACAGTGCTTGAGCGTCCGCTCAAATTCTTTTCTTAATGCACAAAATTGTATTGACGAAATACTGTCTGTGGATAGGAGCTTCAGGCCTCAACTTATCTTATTCCGAGCGGAAGCTGTTGTACATCGTAGGTCGTAGGACCGCTGCGCTTAACCTACGACCAGTTTGAGTTAGTTTTTCTTTTTTTGATAAAAATGCGAAATTTTCGTAATATTGTGACACAAAACAAATCAAAAAATGCTCATTAGGGTTTTTTCTTCGAATATACTGTCATTTGATACAGAAGTTGAATTCAGTCTGATTCCTGGAAAAGGAAGTGTTAAATCTGAACACGTTATTCGTTCGGAGGGCAGGGATGACATCCCTGTTTTGAAAACAGGAATTATTTACGGAGCAAATGCATCAGGTAAATCAAATCTTATTAAGGTAGTTTCTTTAATTCAGTCTATGGCTACAAAAAGCTTGGAAAGTATAAATAAAGAAATACCTGTCGAGTTTTTTAAGCTAAGAGATAAGGTAGGTGGGTATTCCAAGATTGAAGTTGAAATTAAAGCAGGTAATAACAACTACGCCTACGGAGTTAAGTTCAATAAAAAGGTCATTGTGGAAGAATGGCTCTATCAGATAAATAAAAGAACGGAAAGGAAAATCTTTGAACGAAAAACAGCCAAGAAGGCAACTACTGTAGAATTTGAAAATGTCAAGTTTAAAAATAGCGAGGATGAGCAATTTGCTCATTTTGTTGCTCGAGGAACATCAGAGAATAAGACCTTTTTAAGAGAGTGTATTGATAGGAATTTAAACTTCATTTCACAGGTAAATGATGTTTTTGAGTGGTTTGATGACAAGCTCAAGGTTTTCTTTCCTAGAACTAGATTCGGGGGTATGGAATTTCATTTGGAGTCAAACAAAGATTTATCTAAGTCTATGTCCAAGTTCTTGAAGTATTTCAATACTGGAGTTTCTGACTTACTAAAAACAGAAATTGATTTAGAAAAAGATATCAAAGAAATTCCAAAAGAAGCCGTTAATGACTTACTTGCTGATTTAGAAGAGGGTAAACGTGCCATAATAGGAACTTCAGACAACAGGACAAGTTTTGCCTTTGAAAAAGACAAAAAAGGAAAAACACGAGCTTATAAACTTGTTACAACACATTTGAATAAACTAGGCAAGGATGTTGTTTTTGAAATGGATGAAGAGTCGGACGGAACGAGGCGGCTCATTGACTTCATTCCAATGTTAGTTGATATTACTAAAAACGATTCTGTCTATTTAATTGATGAAATAGATAGAAGCATGCACCCTATTCTAACAAAGGGAATAATAGAGTATTTTCTAAATCAATTGACAAAGGTTAAGAGTCAATTAATTGTAACTACACATGAATCAAACTTGCTTAATCTAAATTTATTTAGAAAAGATGAAATTTGGTTTGTTGAGAAAAATAAGCATGGTAGTTCCAAATTTTACTCTTTATTAGAATTTAAGCCAAGAGCAGATAAGGATATCAAAAAAGGGTACTTGAACGGGCGATTTGGAGCGATTCCATTCCTTTCTAATCCTAAAGACTTGAGTTGGTAATGGGGAGGATTAAAAGAGAATTCAAAAGACCTGAGAATAAAAGAAGTGCCAAGCTTATAGTAATAGCAACAGAAGGTCGGAAAACTGAAAGGATTTATTTTGAGGCACTTGCCGAGAATTATGATTCCACTAAAGTTCATGTAGAGGTTATAGAAAAACTTAATGATAATTCAAGTCCTGAGGTTGTTTTAGAGCAGTTAAACTCTTTTGCTGCTGAATATAACTTAGATAATGAGGACGAACTTTGGATGGTTATTGATAGAGATTATCAGTCTTGGGAGGTTGAAATGATTAAATCTGTAGCCCAAATCTGTCATCAAAAGAAAGGGTATTATTTAGCACTAAGCAATCCTGCATTCGAATTATGGTTGCTACTTCATTTGGTTGATTGTACAGAGTTGCCCCAAAATGAAAAGGACGATTTATTCGGGAATGCCAAAGTTTCAAAGTCAAAAACATATTCAAAGAAAATGCTCTCGGACTTATTGAGAGGTTTTAACGAAGCTAAATATAACCCTGATCCCTTGATTTCCAATGTTGATCAA
This genomic interval carries:
- a CDS encoding AAA family ATPase encodes the protein MLIRVFSSNILSFDTEVEFSLIPGKGSVKSEHVIRSEGRDDIPVLKTGIIYGANASGKSNLIKVVSLIQSMATKSLESINKEIPVEFFKLRDKVGGYSKIEVEIKAGNNNYAYGVKFNKKVIVEEWLYQINKRTERKIFERKTAKKATTVEFENVKFKNSEDEQFAHFVARGTSENKTFLRECIDRNLNFISQVNDVFEWFDDKLKVFFPRTRFGGMEFHLESNKDLSKSMSKFLKYFNTGVSDLLKTEIDLEKDIKEIPKEAVNDLLADLEEGKRAIIGTSDNRTSFAFEKDKKGKTRAYKLVTTHLNKLGKDVVFEMDEESDGTRRLIDFIPMLVDITKNDSVYLIDEIDRSMHPILTKGIIEYFLNQLTKVKSQLIVTTHESNLLNLNLFRKDEIWFVEKNKHGSSKFYSLLEFKPRADKDIKKGYLNGRFGAIPFLSNPKDLSW
- a CDS encoding RloB family protein produces the protein MGRIKREFKRPENKRSAKLIVIATEGRKTERIYFEALAENYDSTKVHVEVIEKLNDNSSPEVVLEQLNSFAAEYNLDNEDELWMVIDRDYQSWEVEMIKSVAQICHQKKGYYLALSNPAFELWLLLHLVDCTELPQNEKDDLFGNAKVSKSKTYSKKMLSDLLRGFNEAKYNPDPLISNVDQAIQNAIKLDLSPKTRWPNYLGTRVYKLVQSILSSSNLTPISA
- a CDS encoding energy transducer TonB, which encodes MNKVKILTVLLLITLVSNVHGQETKLKKEKDNGLKAEYYVLKSDKSTKHGLYKKYDRSGELIIEGQYENDKEIGEWKFLRNGEIEQVYDFSKNELISYNQDMSYEILEGSRFTEGLLDKPPYFVGGQVRLTEKLNEVISYPMRALALGVEGKMFVYVTIGPENNLLDVTVAKGIEEFNSEVINGLKKINFDWISGVKDGQTVTTRFIVPVWFRLYSNGDKTITVE